The Kozakia baliensis genome includes a region encoding these proteins:
- a CDS encoding NADPH-dependent FMN reductase encodes MAEKIKGADAFVFVTGEYNWSVQPGLKNLTDHFLEEWYWRPAAIVSYSAGRFAGARAGFAWHGILSEMGMVVISSMLAVGGIGQAFDAAGEPAGESGAALTRSFPRFAADLAWWTEAARVQRGRAPPPY; translated from the coding sequence ATGGCAGAAAAGATCAAAGGTGCCGATGCCTTCGTATTCGTCACGGGCGAATATAACTGGAGCGTGCAGCCCGGACTGAAAAACTTGACCGATCACTTCCTTGAAGAATGGTATTGGCGTCCGGCGGCGATCGTCAGCTACTCGGCGGGACGCTTCGCCGGCGCGCGTGCCGGGTTCGCCTGGCACGGCATCCTTTCCGAGATGGGAATGGTGGTAATCTCCAGTATGCTTGCCGTCGGCGGCATCGGTCAGGCGTTCGATGCCGCCGGAGAACCGGCGGGAGAGAGCGGTGCCGCGCTCACCCGCTCTTTTCCGCGTTTCGCAGCCGATCTCGCCTGGTGGACCGAAGCCGCTCGCGTCCAGCGTGGTCGGGCTCCGCCTCCTTATTGA
- a CDS encoding IS5/IS1182 family transposase, whose amino-acid sequence MMGERTGVQEALFYGFSLEQHVPDNHLLRSIDRLMDFSGIREHLRPFYSLMGYPSIDPELLIRMLLIGYCMGIRSERRLCEEVHLNLAYRWFCQLGLDGTVPDHSTFSKNRHGRFRESNLLREVFEMTVRRCIETGLVGGEGFAVDASLIRADANRQRAAPGDEGLPPDAAGRAVKEYLAVLDDAAFGASTPVVPKRLSPTDPAARYSAATPNQAFFSYSTNYLIDLRHAVIVDVEVTTSVRQAEVTAQRRMIERVQQTFGLWPERLAADGAYGDAANLAWLVEDKGIEPHIPVFDKSARNDGTFARSDFTFDHENDFYTCPGGLQLRTSNRNFTRPRSLVDKDGFIRYRARVKDCSGCEFRQRCTPNIPARKIMRSVHEGARDMARDIAQTDAYVTSRRQRKKVEMLFAHLKRILKLDRLRLRGPNGARDEFLLAATVQNLRKMAKLMPVSSFQRTT is encoded by the coding sequence ATGATGGGTGAACGAACCGGGGTTCAGGAAGCCCTGTTTTACGGGTTCAGCCTGGAGCAGCATGTACCAGACAATCATCTGCTCCGATCCATTGATCGGCTGATGGATTTCTCCGGAATTCGAGAACACCTTCGCCCATTTTACAGCCTGATGGGATATCCCTCGATTGATCCAGAACTCCTCATTCGGATGCTGCTGATCGGCTATTGCATGGGCATCCGTTCTGAACGACGCCTGTGCGAAGAAGTGCATCTGAACCTCGCTTATCGATGGTTCTGCCAGTTGGGTCTGGATGGGACTGTTCCTGACCACTCCACATTTTCAAAAAACCGACATGGCCGTTTCCGTGAGAGCAACCTTCTGCGCGAAGTGTTCGAAATGACCGTCCGGCGCTGTATCGAGACGGGCCTGGTCGGTGGGGAAGGTTTTGCCGTCGACGCCAGCCTGATCCGGGCGGATGCCAATCGACAGCGGGCTGCGCCGGGAGACGAAGGCCTTCCTCCTGATGCGGCAGGGCGTGCCGTAAAAGAATATCTTGCCGTTCTTGACGATGCCGCATTCGGTGCGTCGACACCCGTTGTCCCCAAAAGGCTATCTCCCACAGATCCTGCGGCACGGTATTCTGCAGCCACGCCCAATCAGGCTTTCTTTTCATACAGCACCAATTATCTGATCGACCTCAGGCATGCCGTTATTGTCGATGTTGAGGTCACCACATCAGTGCGTCAGGCGGAAGTTACAGCACAACGTCGCATGATTGAACGGGTACAGCAGACCTTTGGCTTATGGCCCGAACGCTTGGCTGCGGACGGTGCTTATGGCGACGCCGCAAACCTCGCATGGCTGGTAGAGGACAAAGGGATCGAACCGCATATTCCTGTGTTTGATAAGTCAGCTCGCAACGACGGGACGTTTGCACGGTCTGATTTCACATTCGATCATGAGAATGACTTTTATACCTGCCCGGGTGGTCTTCAGCTCCGCACATCCAATCGCAACTTCACAAGACCCCGTTCCCTTGTCGACAAGGATGGCTTCATTCGTTACCGAGCCCGCGTGAAGGACTGCAGTGGATGTGAATTCCGGCAGCGCTGCACACCGAATATACCCGCCCGCAAGATCATGCGGTCCGTGCATGAAGGCGCTCGCGATATGGCACGGGATATCGCCCAAACCGATGCTTACGTGACATCACGAAGGCAGAGGAAAAAGGTCGAGATGCTGTTCGCGCATCTCAAACGGATACTCAAACTGGATCGACTGCGATTACGAGGTCCAAATGGTGCCAGAGATGAATTCCTCCTCGCCGCAACCGTCCAGAACCTGCGTAAAATGGCAAAGCTGATGCCAGTCAGCTCCTTCCAGAGGACCACCTGA
- a CDS encoding YsnF/AvaK domain-containing protein: MDGTYCVLNDNPTSENQDSQILRLHEDRLTVERVARVTGEVRISVKTDTHTQKIKENLVRENVTIEHIPVDAVVDELPQQRQDGNITIIPIVEEIIEVRKRYKVREEVHITRLVRHDLHEETVDLRREEAVIQRFSSNSDVVDEPTPENLQPKVQAMSSETIVAVFDEPTAASRAIQALESAGVPRNAIHHYERNDEISGESTGDANVETHHHTGFWAWLTGGETNHEHHAFYDQTVQRGGTVVTVVAESTQLDDIYRVLQEYGPVDLDERHSEYRASGAYDEALPGAVSADTANANYATQDRDTNEQVIPLAEEELEVGKRDVDRGTTRVRRYTISRPVSEQIRLRDESVSVLRRPVRSDRPVGADAFTDREISATEVDEEAVVGKSAHVVEEVVLKKEVGYHDETVKDTVRREEIEVKGPKGHDIEKINPPKV; this comes from the coding sequence ATGGACGGAACCTATTGCGTTTTGAACGACAATCCGACCTCAGAAAATCAGGACTCCCAAATCCTTCGGTTGCACGAAGATCGACTAACGGTGGAGCGTGTTGCAAGGGTTACAGGAGAGGTGCGTATATCGGTAAAAACGGACACACACACGCAGAAGATTAAAGAGAACCTCGTTCGGGAAAATGTGACGATCGAACATATTCCTGTCGATGCAGTCGTGGACGAACTGCCACAGCAGCGCCAGGACGGGAATATCACGATTATTCCTATCGTAGAGGAAATTATCGAAGTTAGGAAACGTTATAAAGTCCGTGAAGAGGTGCACATTACACGTCTTGTGCGGCATGATCTACATGAGGAAACGGTCGATCTCCGCCGGGAGGAAGCCGTTATTCAGAGATTTTCTTCTAATAGTGACGTCGTAGATGAACCGACACCTGAAAACTTACAACCGAAAGTACAAGCCATGAGCAGTGAGACAATCGTCGCCGTTTTCGATGAACCGACCGCCGCTTCTCGCGCTATTCAGGCGCTTGAAAGTGCAGGTGTACCCCGCAACGCTATCCATCATTACGAACGTAATGATGAAATTAGCGGAGAAAGCACGGGAGATGCCAATGTCGAGACCCATCACCATACTGGATTTTGGGCATGGCTGACGGGTGGCGAGACCAACCACGAACATCATGCTTTCTACGACCAAACGGTGCAGCGTGGCGGCACAGTCGTAACGGTTGTTGCGGAAAGCACGCAGCTTGATGATATCTATCGTGTGCTGCAGGAATATGGCCCAGTCGATCTGGATGAGCGTCACTCGGAATACCGGGCATCCGGCGCTTATGATGAAGCGCTTCCGGGTGCGGTGAGCGCCGATACCGCTAATGCGAATTATGCCACGCAGGATCGCGATACTAACGAGCAAGTTATTCCGCTGGCGGAAGAAGAACTTGAGGTTGGTAAGCGTGATGTAGATCGCGGGACGACACGTGTTCGCCGTTATACGATCTCGCGCCCGGTTTCCGAGCAGATCCGTCTGCGTGACGAATCTGTCTCTGTTCTGCGGCGTCCGGTGCGGAGCGATCGCCCGGTGGGCGCAGATGCGTTTACCGATCGTGAGATCAGCGCGACGGAAGTCGATGAAGAGGCCGTCGTGGGCAAGAGCGCCCATGTGGTTGAAGAAGTCGTGCTGAAGAAGGAAGTTGGTTATCACGACGAGACGGTGAAAGACACGGTGCGCCGTGAAGAGATTGAAGTCAAAGGTCCGAAAGGTCACGATATCGAGAAGATCAATCCGCCTAAGGTCTGA
- a CDS encoding type II toxin-antitoxin system Phd/YefM family antitoxin, which translates to MQTVNLVDAKAHLSRLVDQAMQGEPVRIMRRGKVIAQINRITRERKPVDLNALRSLTTNMTPQTVPARDMIRDMRDKARY; encoded by the coding sequence ATGCAAACTGTGAATTTGGTAGATGCAAAAGCCCACCTCAGTCGTCTGGTTGATCAAGCAATGCAGGGCGAGCCTGTTCGTATTATGCGTCGGGGAAAGGTTATTGCACAGATCAACAGGATTACACGCGAGCGCAAACCTGTTGATTTGAATGCTCTGCGCTCTTTAACGACAAACATGACACCTCAGACAGTGCCCGCTAGAGATATGATACGGGATATGCGCGACAAGGCACGATATTGA
- a CDS encoding DoxX family protein, whose translation MNHILSRDMALLIARVAISLLFIIMGWSKAADFAGAVGFMAQTGAPFPWISALTAIVVELGIGLALMLGTMVTPLALVLAVYTVVTGLIGHHFWTYGPGMLRYDMTIHFYKNISIAGGLLVLAVAGPGRYAVSLTRNHFKSA comes from the coding sequence ATGAACCACATTCTTTCTCGCGACATGGCTCTTTTGATCGCCCGTGTCGCGATTTCTTTGCTTTTCATCATTATGGGGTGGAGCAAAGCTGCTGACTTCGCGGGAGCCGTCGGCTTCATGGCTCAAACCGGCGCGCCATTTCCGTGGATTTCGGCATTGACTGCGATCGTGGTCGAACTCGGTATCGGACTTGCGTTGATGCTTGGCACGATGGTGACGCCACTAGCACTCGTTCTTGCCGTCTACACTGTGGTGACCGGGCTGATCGGGCACCATTTCTGGACCTATGGCCCGGGCATGCTGCGCTACGACATGACCATCCATTTCTACAAGAATATCTCGATCGCAGGTGGCCTACTGGTCCTCGCCGTCGCAGGCCCTGGACGATATGCTGTTTCGCTTACGCGCAACCATTTCAAGTCTGCCTGA
- a CDS encoding IS110 family RNA-guided transposase: MTRPNPTPTTAVLVAIDVAKSRNEVLIEVPGNRRRRRLTVANTRTEHDRFIAELQALAPRPVIVGFEPTGHYHRPLAWRLVQAGFDARLISSVALARTREALHNGWDKNDPKDAQVILHMLQIGAAKPYHDPLANEINNIQELSVTHEVISRAKTEVQHRILTHYLPLYFPEIERFKGNTRSDWFFALLEQFPVPAAITALSKEAFVAAAWSVVGRKVSKSRLLGDIWETAHRSIALPVSPDAPAIEMFRVVLGEARRLIAQRDAIEEAAIDLLGDHSDFQRLQQVPGIGPIHALTILAEAGDLRRFRHHRQFLKFCGLDLSTYQSGQYRGKTKLSKRGNARLRRTLWMAAQVAIRQRENSFRDKFDRYVARDRHDPDLRRKAFTAITAKMGRVVHAIIKRGDDYRPFVEGPVPGGGTPLYWCHEGASATL, encoded by the coding sequence GTGACCAGACCCAACCCTACACCGACAACAGCTGTTCTCGTCGCTATCGATGTTGCCAAATCACGCAATGAAGTCTTGATTGAGGTGCCCGGTAATCGACGGCGTCGACGCCTGACTGTGGCCAACACGCGCACAGAACATGACCGTTTCATTGCAGAACTGCAGGCCCTGGCACCGCGGCCGGTCATTGTTGGCTTCGAACCGACCGGACATTATCATCGTCCGCTGGCCTGGCGCCTCGTGCAGGCCGGGTTTGATGCACGCCTGATTTCTTCGGTCGCTCTGGCCCGCACGCGAGAGGCGCTGCACAACGGCTGGGACAAGAATGACCCCAAGGATGCACAGGTCATCCTGCACATGCTCCAGATTGGCGCAGCCAAACCATATCATGATCCTCTTGCCAACGAGATCAACAACATTCAGGAATTGTCCGTTACCCATGAAGTGATTTCCCGTGCCAAAACCGAGGTCCAGCACCGGATCCTTACCCACTATCTGCCTCTCTATTTTCCGGAAATTGAGCGCTTCAAGGGCAACACGCGCAGCGACTGGTTCTTTGCCCTCCTTGAGCAATTTCCTGTTCCAGCTGCTATTACCGCGCTCAGCAAGGAGGCGTTTGTTGCTGCCGCCTGGAGTGTTGTTGGGCGCAAGGTCAGTAAATCTCGTCTTCTGGGTGATATCTGGGAAACAGCTCATAGATCGATTGCGCTGCCTGTTTCTCCGGATGCCCCAGCGATCGAGATGTTCCGGGTCGTCCTAGGCGAGGCGCGAAGGCTGATCGCGCAACGTGATGCGATCGAGGAAGCTGCGATTGACCTACTCGGCGATCACAGCGACTTTCAACGCTTGCAGCAGGTGCCGGGGATCGGGCCAATCCATGCCCTGACGATTCTTGCCGAGGCAGGCGACCTGCGGCGATTTCGTCATCACCGGCAATTTCTGAAATTCTGTGGTCTTGACCTGTCAACCTATCAGTCAGGCCAATATCGCGGCAAAACCAAGCTGTCCAAACGCGGCAACGCGCGTCTGCGACGGACACTGTGGATGGCGGCACAGGTCGCCATTCGCCAGCGTGAGAACAGCTTCCGTGACAAGTTCGACCGCTATGTGGCCAGGGACCGGCATGATCCGGACCTGCGCCGCAAGGCGTTCACAGCCATCACCGCAAAGATGGGGCGCGTTGTGCACGCGATCATCAAACGCGGTGACGATTACCGGCCTTTCGTCGAAGGGCCGGTGCCAGGTGGAGGAACCCCTCTCTATTGGTGCCATGAGGGCGCATCTGCGACCCTGTAG
- a CDS encoding type II toxin-antitoxin system VapC family toxin, with product MSVYIDTSVLVAALTNEAETDRMQSWLARQAPEDLFISDWVATEFSSALSIKLRTAQITVTDRANALALFTRLSAESFEVLPVTTQQFRTAARFSDQYTLGLRAGDALHLAVCADHGATLCTLDRRLAEAGPQVGLRTELL from the coding sequence TTGAGCGTCTATATCGATACATCTGTTCTGGTCGCAGCGCTGACCAACGAGGCAGAGACAGATCGGATGCAGTCGTGGCTCGCCAGACAAGCCCCTGAAGATCTGTTCATCAGTGACTGGGTTGCTACTGAATTTTCTTCAGCACTTTCAATCAAGCTACGGACGGCACAGATCACAGTTACCGATCGGGCAAATGCTTTAGCCCTATTTACCCGCCTTTCCGCTGAGAGCTTTGAGGTTCTGCCCGTAACCACTCAGCAGTTCAGAACGGCAGCTCGCTTCTCGGATCAATATACTTTGGGACTACGTGCAGGTGATGCTTTACATCTCGCAGTCTGCGCGGATCATGGAGCGACGTTATGCACTCTGGATCGACGCCTCGCAGAGGCAGGGCCTCAAGTCGGCCTCAGGACAGAATTACTATAA
- a CDS encoding GNAT family N-acetyltransferase, which produces MRIVAHRILDRGETPFLHTYSDNKAAIALYQSLGFTPHQVVTATVLQKQ; this is translated from the coding sequence ATGCGTATTGTCGCCCATCGTATTCTGGATCGAGGCGAGACGCCTTTCCTCCACACTTACTCCGACAATAAAGCTGCCATCGCATTATATCAGTCGCTTGGCTTTACTCCTCATCAGGTCGTGACGGCCACCGTTCTTCAAAAACAATAG
- a CDS encoding alpha/beta hydrolase, whose protein sequence is MMFFVQKGYRVIAHDRRGHGRSTQSAAGHDMDTYVADVIVLTDTLDLKDAVHVGHSTGGGEVARYVARAKPGRVHKAVLVSAVAPIMVKTDTNPNGVPMDVFDMVRTQTATNRSQFYYDFTLPFFGYNREGAEVKEAVRLNWWRQGMMGSALAHTLGIKAFSETDFTNDLKAIKVPTLVMHGEDDQVVPFATTGKVSAAIVRGAKLVAYPGFPHGMPVTHAEQINADLLAFIKG, encoded by the coding sequence ATGATGTTCTTCGTCCAGAAGGGCTATCGCGTCATCGCTCATGATCGTCGCGGCCACGGACGCTCGACCCAGTCGGCGGCCGGCCATGACATGGACACCTATGTTGCCGACGTGATTGTCCTGACCGATACGCTGGATCTAAAGGATGCCGTCCATGTCGGGCACTCGACCGGCGGCGGCGAGGTCGCGCGTTACGTCGCCCGCGCCAAGCCCGGCCGGGTCCACAAAGCTGTGCTGGTCAGCGCGGTGGCGCCGATCATGGTCAAAACCGATACCAATCCAAACGGCGTGCCGATGGATGTGTTTGACATGGTGCGCACACAGACCGCCACGAACCGCTCGCAATTTTACTACGATTTCACCCTGCCTTTTTTCGGCTATAACCGCGAGGGCGCGGAGGTGAAAGAAGCGGTGCGGCTGAACTGGTGGCGGCAGGGAATGATGGGTTCGGCCCTTGCCCATACGCTGGGCATCAAGGCGTTCTCCGAAACGGACTTCACAAATGACCTGAAGGCAATCAAGGTGCCGACGCTGGTGATGCATGGCGAGGACGATCAGGTTGTGCCGTTCGCCACCACAGGCAAGGTGTCGGCCGCGATTGTGCGGGGAGCGAAACTCGTCGCCTATCCCGGCTTTCCGCACGGCATGCCGGTGACGCATGCGGAACAGATCAACGCCGATCTGCTGGCGTTCATCAAAGGCTGA
- a CDS encoding pirin family protein yields MIDRRIFNSLGGANHGWLDAKHHFSFASYYDSARMGWGDIRVWNDDTIAAGTGFPPHPHANMEIITYVREGAITHQDSLGNIGRTEAGDVQVMSAGSGVRHSEYNRESGTTRIFQIWIEPKTRGGPPSWGAKPFPRGERSGRFVTLASGFAEDDDALPIRTDARVVAATLRAGETAEYALGADRHGYLVPALGTIEVNGTRLETRDGAAIADEAVLRVTAIEDAEIVLVDAA; encoded by the coding sequence ATGATCGACCGTCGCATATTTAACAGCCTTGGGGGTGCCAACCACGGCTGGCTCGACGCCAAACACCATTTCTCGTTCGCTAGCTATTATGACTCTGCTCGCATGGGGTGGGGAGACATCCGAGTGTGGAACGATGACACGATCGCTGCCGGTACCGGCTTTCCGCCGCACCCGCACGCCAACATGGAGATCATCACCTATGTCCGCGAAGGCGCGATCACCCATCAGGATAGTCTGGGCAATATCGGCCGCACGGAGGCTGGTGATGTGCAGGTAATGAGCGCCGGATCAGGTGTTCGCCATTCGGAATACAACCGTGAATCCGGCACGACCCGCATCTTCCAAATCTGGATCGAACCCAAGACGCGTGGCGGGCCGCCATCATGGGGTGCAAAACCTTTCCCTAGGGGCGAGCGTTCAGGACGGTTCGTGACGCTCGCCAGCGGCTTCGCCGAGGATGACGACGCGCTGCCGATTCGTACTGATGCCCGCGTCGTTGCGGCGACGCTCAGGGCCGGAGAAACCGCCGAGTATGCACTCGGCGCCGATCGCCATGGCTATCTCGTGCCCGCCCTTGGCACGATTGAGGTCAACGGCACGCGCCTGGAGACCCGCGACGGCGCCGCCATCGCCGATGAAGCAGTGCTGCGCGTTACGGCGATTGAGGATGCCGAAATCGTTCTCGTCGATGCCGCCTGA
- a CDS encoding IS110 family RNA-guided transposase, with product MEITTIGLDLAKNVFQVHGVDATGKVVVRKALRRVQMISFFTKLAPCLIGMEACGTSHHWAREQQAALFLHRTRSLLVKQRTQLINMMRGQLAEFGVDIPKGLERALTMARQIIDGEAAIDLPSYGVKMLAILCRQALATHVQIREIDRELQKLERSNEMARRLATIPGIGPIGATAFAAAVTDPAQFRSGRQFAAWLGLTPLQNSSGGKERHGRISKMGDQYLRRLLVIGATAMVRQFKMRPEKTPPQVAALLARKPVRVATVAMANKMARIVWALMARGETYRVGHMPALAA from the coding sequence ATGGAGATTACCACGATCGGCCTCGATCTGGCGAAGAACGTGTTCCAGGTTCACGGCGTGGACGCGACTGGCAAGGTCGTGGTCCGCAAAGCGCTGAGGCGTGTGCAGATGATATCTTTCTTCACGAAGCTGGCGCCATGCCTGATTGGAATGGAGGCGTGCGGGACGTCGCATCACTGGGCGCGCGAGCAACAGGCGGCGCTGTTCCTGCACCGGACGCGTAGTCTGCTCGTGAAGCAACGCACGCAATTGATAAACATGATGCGCGGCCAACTCGCGGAATTCGGTGTCGATATTCCCAAAGGTCTGGAGCGGGCCCTGACCATGGCGCGCCAAATCATCGACGGCGAGGCTGCCATAGACCTTCCGTCCTATGGCGTGAAAATGCTGGCGATCCTGTGTCGGCAGGCCCTGGCGACCCATGTGCAAATCCGTGAAATTGACCGCGAATTGCAGAAGCTCGAGCGTTCAAACGAGATGGCGCGTCGTCTGGCCACGATCCCCGGCATCGGCCCGATCGGCGCGACAGCATTCGCCGCGGCAGTGACCGACCCCGCGCAGTTCAGGTCTGGTCGCCAGTTTGCGGCGTGGCTCGGGCTGACGCCGCTGCAAAACTCGAGTGGTGGCAAGGAGCGTCACGGACGGATCAGCAAGATGGGCGATCAATATTTGCGGCGCCTGCTGGTGATCGGAGCGACCGCGATGGTGCGACAATTCAAAATGCGACCGGAAAAGACACCGCCGCAGGTCGCTGCACTGCTGGCCCGCAAGCCGGTTCGGGTGGCGACTGTCGCCATGGCGAACAAGATGGCGCGGATCGTCTGGGCTCTCATGGCGCGCGGCGAAACGTATCGCGTCGGCCACATGCCGGCGTTGGCCGCCTGA
- a CDS encoding LysR family transcriptional regulator, which translates to MTKRLPDLEAWAIFAKVAEYGSFSRAARELGLSDPTVSKAIARLEARLGITLIARTSRRVSLTDAGYAALERASRIISEGQAVEEEATEQSSVPRGRVRVSVPQSFGIAYLSAILPKFLGAYPEILLDVALSDRKVDLVAEGFDLALRIAKLEDSSLLSRRLCAVRLLLVGAPDYFHRHGMPTDPAELGRHRALAYTGGVARDVWRFLHPTFGEETVQPPVRLWADNADLLNPALIAGHGLAIQPEFLVWRELRDGKLAIAMPEWSVTPLGLHLIMPPSPRRPLRVQMLIDYLARELTHAPWGHDIAE; encoded by the coding sequence ATGACAAAGCGCCTTCCCGATCTTGAGGCCTGGGCGATCTTCGCCAAAGTCGCCGAATATGGCTCCTTCTCGCGCGCGGCCCGCGAACTGGGCCTGTCCGATCCCACCGTCTCCAAGGCGATCGCACGTCTTGAGGCTCGGCTCGGCATAACCCTTATCGCTCGCACCTCCCGCCGTGTGTCGCTGACCGATGCTGGTTACGCCGCGCTGGAACGGGCTTCTCGTATCATCAGCGAGGGCCAGGCGGTCGAAGAGGAAGCCACCGAACAATCATCAGTGCCGCGCGGGCGTGTTCGTGTCAGCGTGCCGCAATCGTTCGGCATCGCCTATCTCAGCGCCATTTTGCCGAAATTCCTCGGCGCCTATCCGGAAATCCTTCTCGATGTAGCGTTGAGCGACCGGAAGGTCGATCTGGTAGCGGAGGGCTTTGATCTGGCACTTCGCATCGCCAAACTGGAGGATTCGTCGCTCTTGTCGCGCCGACTGTGCGCGGTCCGATTGCTGCTGGTGGGCGCGCCGGATTATTTTCATCGACACGGCATGCCGACGGACCCAGCCGAATTGGGCCGCCATCGCGCTCTGGCTTATACGGGTGGCGTAGCGCGGGATGTATGGCGTTTCCTGCACCCAACCTTCGGAGAGGAGACAGTTCAACCGCCCGTCCGGCTCTGGGCCGACAATGCCGATTTGCTCAATCCAGCGCTGATCGCGGGCCATGGGCTGGCCATTCAGCCAGAATTTCTGGTCTGGCGCGAACTGCGCGATGGTAAGCTGGCGATCGCAATGCCTGAATGGTCGGTAACGCCCCTCGGGTTACATCTGATCATGCCGCCAAGCCCACGTCGTCCCCTACGCGTGCAGATGCTGATCGATTATCTCGCGCGCGAACTCACCCATGCGCCGTGGGGACACGACATAGCCGAATAG
- a CDS encoding aldo/keto reductase, whose product MTKRKLGQTGFSIMPIVFGGNVFGWTIHEKESFDVLDAFVDYGFDAIDTADLYSSWAPGNKGGESETIIGNWLKSRPGVRDKVKIFTKVGSDLGVPGKKGLSEKWITQAVDESLSRLGIEQIDLYFSHWPDPETSYEETLGAYDKLLKAGKIKAIGASNFDAKQFSDALEAARSYNLPRYQVLQPEYNLYDRSSFDGALRDLCIAEDIGVVTYYSLASGFLSGKYRSESDLQQSKRGEGIGKYLNPRGKKILDALDIAAERHDATDAEIALAWLIAREGVTAPIASATKRSHVESFAKAVEIELTDEDLKALDTASAP is encoded by the coding sequence ATGACAAAGAGAAAATTAGGGCAAACCGGTTTTTCCATTATGCCCATCGTTTTCGGCGGCAATGTATTTGGGTGGACCATCCATGAAAAAGAAAGCTTCGATGTGCTCGATGCCTTCGTCGATTATGGTTTCGACGCCATCGATACAGCAGATCTTTATTCATCCTGGGCACCGGGCAATAAAGGCGGCGAATCCGAGACGATCATTGGCAACTGGCTCAAATCCCGCCCAGGCGTGCGCGACAAGGTAAAAATCTTCACGAAAGTCGGATCCGATCTGGGCGTGCCGGGCAAGAAGGGCTTATCGGAAAAATGGATCACGCAGGCGGTCGATGAATCGCTCTCTCGCCTCGGGATCGAACAGATCGACCTATATTTCTCTCACTGGCCGGACCCGGAAACATCCTACGAGGAAACACTTGGGGCCTATGACAAGCTATTGAAAGCCGGAAAGATCAAAGCGATCGGCGCATCCAATTTCGATGCCAAGCAGTTCTCGGACGCGCTGGAAGCCGCCCGTAGCTATAATCTACCGCGCTACCAAGTGCTGCAGCCGGAATATAATCTATATGATCGCAGCAGTTTCGATGGCGCGCTGCGCGATCTGTGCATTGCTGAAGATATCGGCGTCGTGACTTACTACAGTCTCGCCTCTGGATTCCTGTCCGGCAAATACCGGAGCGAGAGCGACCTTCAGCAAAGCAAACGTGGCGAAGGCATCGGTAAGTATCTCAACCCGCGCGGTAAGAAAATTCTCGACGCACTCGATATAGCTGCCGAACGCCACGATGCAACCGATGCTGAAATCGCATTGGCGTGGCTGATCGCACGCGAAGGCGTAACGGCCCCGATCGCAAGCGCTACCAAACGCAGCCACGTCGAGAGTTTCGCCAAGGCGGTGGAGATCGAACTGACGGACGAAGATTTGAAAGCACTGGACACAGCCAGCGCGCCCTGA
- a CDS encoding MutS family DNA mismatch repair protein encodes MLHVLDRSVTAAGTRLLVRQLATPLANPKQIRRRLSLVRYFVENSRQRGDCREALGAMPDVLRATGRLSLGKATPLDLGAIRDALGQAWTLTEILPPVVAVVSGLKPIVRDLEHMRQGDASALRETLRRALTVQPERDIAGFVKSALDCELDEARTARDEVAEALTQFQAQLVEQTGVRSLKIRRNALIGFHIEVSAAQASGLASPFVLRQGLAG; translated from the coding sequence TTGCTGCATGTTCTCGATCGGAGCGTCACCGCTGCGGGAACACGCTTGTTGGTGCGTCAGCTTGCCACCCCGCTGGCCAATCCGAAGCAAATCCGACGCCGTCTGAGCCTGGTGCGGTATTTCGTGGAAAATTCGCGACAACGCGGTGACTGCCGGGAGGCGCTTGGCGCCATGCCGGACGTTCTGCGCGCGACCGGACGTTTGTCCCTTGGTAAAGCTACGCCGCTCGATCTGGGTGCCATTCGCGACGCCCTGGGACAGGCATGGACACTCACCGAAATTCTGCCGCCGGTCGTCGCCGTGGTGTCCGGACTCAAGCCGATCGTGAGGGATCTCGAACACATGCGTCAAGGCGATGCTTCGGCGTTGCGTGAGACGCTACGGCGCGCCCTTACTGTGCAACCGGAACGAGACATTGCCGGCTTCGTCAAATCGGCGTTAGATTGCGAGTTGGACGAGGCGCGCACGGCGCGCGACGAGGTCGCTGAGGCGTTGACGCAGTTCCAGGCGCAATTGGTCGAACAGACCGGTGTTCGTTCCCTCAAGATCCGGCGCAACGCGCTGATCGGTTTTCACATCGAAGTCTCGGCCGCCCAGGCGTCCGGGCTGGCGTCTCCCTTCGTGCTGCGGCAGGGATTGGCCGGATGA